From Spea bombifrons isolate aSpeBom1 chromosome 6, aSpeBom1.2.pri, whole genome shotgun sequence, a single genomic window includes:
- the HENMT1 gene encoding small RNA 2'-O-methyltransferase has product MKPIIFNPSLHQQRHQFVISLVDTYQPKKVADLGCNRCSLLQRLRFNECIEELVGLDINENLLACKKNRLQPLIIHYIEPIKNPLTVSLYHGSVTEKDPALLGFDLISCIELIEHLEKDDLEKFKDTLFGYMAPLRVVISTPNSEFNFLFPNLVGFRHADHKFEWTREEFQNWATDVSSCYNYSVEFSGVGEPPAYAGDVGFCSQIGLFTRNYVESDEELMKKREYKSVYKTVFRVDYPSLKDEKYLRNEVLKKALSEANRLKRQLLQRLFPKDEEEEEEEAAKLTENEQTSQRLSDTFSYLEPESQIEEDKDLEPFLEGNTIHVPIERLIRVPKVKELCGSLDVLKTMISEDNSVGCDGISVLYDVDLENDYDIIGTPYHLSL; this is encoded by the exons ATGAAGCCGATCATATTTAACCCATCGCTACACCAGCAGCGACACCAGTTTGTGATTTCTTTGGTTGATACATACCAACCGAAAAAG GTAGCGGACTTGGGCTGTAATCGGTGTTCCCTTCTGCAGAGGCTGAGGTTTAACGAATGTATTGAGGAGCTGGTGGGCCTGGACATCAATGAAAATTTACTGGCATGCAAAAA GAACAGATTGCAACCTCTCATTATCCATTACATTGAACCCATCAAAAACCCGCTAACAGTATCTCTGTACCATGGCTCCGTAACGGAGAAAGACCCGGCGCTGCTTGGATTTGACCTGATCTCTTGTATTGAGCT AATAGAGCACCTGGAAAAGGATGATTTGGAGAAATTCAAGGATACATTATTTGGATATATGGCTCCTCTTAGAGTGGTTATCAGCACTCCTAATTCAGAGTTTAATTTCCTGTTTCCCAACCTGGTAGGGTTTAGACATGCAGATCACAAGTTTGAGTGGACCAGGGAAGAATTCCAAAACTG GGCTACTGATGTTTCTAGTTGTTATAATTATTCAGTGGAGTTCAGTGGCGTCGGAGAGCCGCCAGCATACGCCGGAGATGTTGGATTTTGCTCCCAAATAGGGTTATTTACAAGAAATTACGTGGAGAGTGATGAAGAACtgatgaaaaaaagagaatacaaATCCGTTTACAAAACT GTTTTTCGTGTAGACTATCCAAGTCTTAAAGATGAAAAGTATCTACGAAATGAAGTGCTGAAAAAAGCTCTGTCAGAAGCAAACCGCCTGAAGAGACAGTTATTGCAACGTCTGTTTCctaaagatgaagaagaagaagaagaagaagcagccaAGCTTACAGAAAATGAGCAGACGTCCCAGAGGTTGTCAGACACTTTTTCCTATTTGGAACCCGAATCGCAGATTGAAGAGGACAAAGATTTAGAACCTTTCTTAGAGGGAAACACTATTCATGTTCCAATAGAAAGACTGATCCGTGTCCCAAAAGTTAAAGAACTTTGTGGAAGTTTAGATGTTCTGAAAACTATGATTAGTGAGGACAACTCAGTTGGCTGTGATGGAATTTCAGTTTTATATGATGTAGATCTGGAAaatgattatgacatcataggtaCACCATACCACTTGTCTTTGTaa
- the LOC128500145 gene encoding uncharacterized protein LOC128500145 isoform X1 — protein MKTRGIWFSLLVSSCLWSINGGHVEENIVDPTDMENYDPVSKTMKTKHKSPSAILKNYLQKMLDEVQKLGIIDDNHEEHRFSADIVLTRQTLVEISKFLNNEDWDPVALESSLQSIFSQFKHRDDYVKEQSEDGFWIALHIIFLVIIYFVLLMHPIDWLQQLNFFNHLSCVIIILLARCQNPWNSFFEVFPFPAHQNNQLKQNKDLLHIYFMDLMQLSLSTVLISFVLKICYWFGKWIIQLIPLPKREHPIHDAIEKKEEPGVDQGLICEGSVHGLDEKPNGGGDKGQMKSEQQSSSSEIPQFLQPSKDSKQNTLMKDKTYSTDEFLHISPSTLQCQRKDKLSSSTQEVEEKVLAPEEKTVVEDISPAAVTDTPKDHDPSELAIYTNFSTLQFQEFLFLDQDDIDIYTDNALLNSDDSGSQSIEVIEDPL, from the exons aaaacaaaacacaag TCACCCAGCGCCATTTTAAAGAATTACCTACAGAAAATGCTTGATGAAGTCCAAAAACTTGGAATC ATTGATGACAATCATGAGGAACATCGTTTCAGTGCTGACATAGTCCTAACAAGGCAAACGTTGGTAGAGATCTCAAAGTTCTTAAACAATGAGGACTGGGATCCCGTGGCATTGGAAAGTAGTCTCCAAAGCATTTTTTCACAGTTCAAGCACCGCGATGATTATGTCAAAGAACAGTCTGAAGACGGTTTTTGGATAGccttacatattatatttttg GTTATCATCTATTTTGTACTCCTAATGCATCCCATTGATTGGTTGCagcaattaaatttttttaatcacttaaGTTGTGTGATCATCATATTGTTGGCCAGATGTCAGAATCCCTGGAACTCTTTCTTTGAG GTTTTTCCTTTCCCTGCGCACCAAAATAACCaattaaagcaaaacaaagaccttctgcatatttattttatggacCTGATGCAATTAAGTCTTTCAACAGTTTTAATAAGCTTTGTATTG aaaatatgttattgGTTTGGAAAATGGATTATTCAACTTATTCCACTACCCAAGAGAGAACATCCCATTCATGATGCCATAGAGAAAAAGGAAGAACCTGGTGTTGACCAGGGTTTGATATGTGAAGGCTCAGTCCATGGCTTAGATGAAAAGCCAAATGGTGGTGGAGACAAAGGACAGATGAAAAGTGAACAGCAAAGTTCATCTAGTGAAATTCCTCAGTTTCTTCAACCATCCAAAGACTCCAAGCAGAATACACTGATGAAAGACAAAACTTACAGT ACAGACGAGTTTTTACATATATCACCTTCAACACTACAATGTCAAAGAAAAGACAAATTGTCAAGCAGCACTCAAGAGGTCGAAGAGAAGGTTTTGGCTCCAGAAGAAAAAACTGTTGTTGAGGATATAAGTCCAGCTGCTGTTACAGATACACCAAAGGACCATGATCCATCAGAGCTTGCCATCTACACTAATTTCAGTACTCTGCAGTTCCAGGAATTTCTATTTTTGGACCAGGATGACATTGATATTTATACTGACAATGCTCTACTGAATTCTGACGACTCGGGATCCCAAAGTATTGAGGTCATTGAGGATCCTCTATAG
- the PRPF38B gene encoding pre-mRNA-splicing factor 38B translates to MANNNAAALAGTPQPPQTGGGGNKSASSGKPGNVLPLWGNEKTMNLNPMILTNILSSPYFKVQLYELKTYHEVVDEIYFKVTHVEPWEKGSRKTAGQTGMCGGVRGVGTGGIVSTAFCLLYKLFTLKLTRKQVMGLITHTDSPYIRALGFMYIRYTQPPADLWDWYEDFLDDEEDLDVKAGGGCVMTIGEMLRSFLTKLEWFSTLFPRIPVPVQKQIDQQIKTKPRKIKKEGDEVAEEVERHAERRRSRSLKRSLSPRRSPRRSRSRSHHREHQSSTSFDRDLERERERQRLERESKDKHRSRSNDQGTERRRSRSKDRHRTRSRSRDRKTDRREKDREKENERSRKRDYDRKGNGKDTDRTRERSRERRRSEERKERDEKRHREDSRRERRHSRSKSRDRKQKKSSRSPSKNARGRSRSREKSNRHKDKTYKRSRSRSPADAEKSRKRERSSSREKPRKRSRSKERGQKRDLETKDHESHSSDLEDKHGGKDETL, encoded by the exons ATGGCGAACAACAACGCGGCGGCCCTTGCTGGGACCCCGCAACCTCCTCAGACTGGGGGTGGAGGAAACAAGTCGGCATCTTCTGGGAAGCCCGGGAATGTTTTACCGCTATGGGGTAACGAAAAGACTATGAACCTGAATCCTATGATCCTGACCAACATTCTGTCCTCCCCTTACTTCAAGGTGCAGCTGTACGAGCTCAAAACGTACCATGAGGTCGTGGACGAAATCTACTTTAAG GTGACCCATGTTGAGCCTTGGGAGAAGGGTAGCAGGAAAACTGCTGGACAGACAGGGATGTGCGGAGGG GTGCGAGGGGTTGGCACAGGTGGTATTGTGTCGACTGCATTCTGCCTCCTCTATAAGCTGTTCACATTGAAGCTGACTAGAAAGCAAGTGATGGGTCtcatcacacacacagactcccCATACATCAGAGCACTTGGATTCATGTACATAAG GTATACACAACCACCTGCAGACCTTTGGGACTGGTATGAAGATTTCCTAGATGACGAAGAG GACTTGGATGTGAAGGCAGGTGGAGGCTGTGTAATGACAATAGGGGAAATGCTGCGTTCTTTCCTCACCAAGCTGGAGTGGTTTTCTACCCTATTTCCAAGGATACCTGTTCCAGTGCAGAAGCAGATAGACCAGCAGATCAAAACCAAGCCgcggaaaataaaaaaggaaggaGATGAAGTGGCTGAGGAAGTGGAACGGCATGCTGAAAGAAGGCGCTCCAG GTCTCTTAAAAGGTCATTAAGTCCCCGAAGATCACCTAGACGATCGAGAAGCAGGAGTCATCATAGGGAACATCAGAGCTCCACCAGCTTTGACAGAGATttggaaagagagagggagcgTCAAAGGTTGGAGCGAGAATCCAAAGATAAACACAGGTCAAGAAGTAACGACCAAGGAACGGAACGTagaagaagcagaagcaaggatcGGCACAGGACACGGAGCCGAAGCAGAGACCGTAAAACAGACAGGAGAGAGAAAGACCgagagaaagaaaatgagaGGAGTAGAAAGCGGGACTATGACAGAAAGGGTAATGGCAAGGATACTGATAGAACACGGGAAAGATCAAGAGAGCGTAGAAGGAGtgaggagaggaaagagagggaTGAAAAGAGGCACCGAGAAGATTCTCGTAGAGAAAGAAGGCACAGCAGGAGTAAAAGTAGAGacaggaagcagaagaagagcaGTAGGAGTCCCAGCAAGAATGCGCGTGGCCGAAGTCGCAGCCGAGAGAAGTCAAACCGTCACAAGGACAAAACTTACAAGCGTAGTAGGAGCCGAAGCCCAGCCGATGCAGAGAAGTCCAGAAAACGAGAACGTAGTTCTAGCAGGGAAAAACCACGAAAACGTAGTAGGAGCAAGGAACGAGGGCAGAAGCGTGACCTTGAGACAAAGGACCATGAATCCCATAGTTCTGACCTTGAGGATAAACATGGAGGCAAAGATGAGACTCTGTGA
- the LOC128500532 gene encoding coagulation factor XIII B chain-like, whose amino-acid sequence MKSYVFLILLVCTLCCGAQEITCDLPNVENGKIAQYFYIFKKFYFPMKEGKKLSISCAAGYTTQSGKQEETIACTSDGWEPAPICFKKCLKPSLVNGVVLNPKESYKILEKTEYSCAEGYITSSGNKTSDIICFSNGWSSQPGCHQVSDRCEAPLLNNGHYSSTKKVFRLKEVLKYKCDEGYRTASGSSSDVVECLPSGWSSTPQCTKLICEKLASVENGGFYPVKDSYVDRDVVQFFCRENYLLKGSELIQCYSFGWSPEPPTCEERRNRCPLPPRPAHAILLSDPARYRKGDTARYECDHNYILIGSEEIQCENGQWSTPPSCAELKEKIKCDKPPPTENGQAVIKLETYHSGDEVQYQCADGYEIEGPDKIICKMGKWPNPPKCTASNEYCQTPPPIRNGELVSPPSATYSTGSSVEYRCQTYHLMEGSKRVSCTHGAWSKPPTCLEPCTVAADQMRERNVELQWSFELHSLFLHGDLIELKCMDGYDMSSHSQLKGLCQRGQILYPSCRKKDNLKPCTNPPVVKSSTVNIIQESYESGSSVVYSCLEHHFLKGSSTVHCSNGEWESPPSCIEPCVLSKDEMDKNHINLRWYSDNGGYIFHGEFVEFVCKDGYKNLQSDAIFTLRGQCSYRKLNYPECVPR is encoded by the exons ATGAAGAGCTACGTATTTTTGATTTTATTGGTTTGTACTCTGTGCTGTGGTGCACAAG AGATAACATGTGATCTGCCTAATGTGGAGAATGGGAAAATTGcccaatatttttacattttcaaaaagtttTATTTCCCGATGAAAGAAGGGAAAAAGCTGTCCATCTCCTGTGCTGCTGGGTACACCACTCAATCGGGCAAGCAAGAAGAGACCATTGCATGCACATCAGATGGATGGGAACCTGCTCCAATATGTTTCA AAAAGTGTCTCAAGCCATCTTTGGTTAATGGAGTTGTACTTAATCCTAAGGAGTCGTACAAAATATTGGAGAAGACAGAATACAGTTGTGCAGAAGGTTACATAACCTCAAGTGGGAATAAAACCAGCGACATAATATGCTTCTCTAATGGATGGTCTTCTCAACCAGGATGCCACCAAGTATCTG ACAGATGTGAAGCTCCTCTTCTTAATAATGGACATTATTCATCAACAAAGAAAGTGTTCCGACTGAAGGAGGTCCTAAAATACAAGTGTGATGAAGGGTATCGTACTGCCAGTGGCAGCTCGTCAGATGTGGTTGAATGCCTGCCTAGTGGGTGGTCTTCCACTCCACAATGCACAA aactgATCTGTGAAAAATTGGCTTCAGTGGAAAATGGAGGTTTTTACCCAGTGAAAGACTCATATGTGGACAGGGATGTGGTACAGTTTTTCTGCAGGGAAAATTACTTACTGAAAGGATCAGAGTTAATTCAGTGCTATTCCTTTGGCTGGTCTCCTGAGCCTCCCACTTGTGAAG AAAGAAGAAATAGGTGCCCCCTTCCACCGAGACCGGCCCATGCGATCCTCCTCTCTGATCCAGCAAGATATCGAAAAGGTGATACTGCACGCTATGAGTGTGACCATAACTATATACTAATAGGATCGGAAGAAATACAGTGTGAAAATGGCCAGTGGTCAACGCCACCCAGCTGTGCAG AACttaaagaaaagataaaatgtGACAAGCCACCTCCCACGGAGAATGGACAAGCGGTTATAAAACTGGAAACTTACCACAGCGGTGATGAAGTTCAGTATCAGTGTGCAGATGGATATGAAATAGAAGGACCcgataaaataatatgtaaaatggGTAAATGGCCTAACCCCCCTAAGTGCACAG cCAGCAATGAATACTGTCAGACACCTCCACCAATTAGAAATGGTGAGCTTGTCAGCCCTCCATCTGCAACCTACAGTACTGGCTCATCAGTGGAATACAGATGTCAGACCTACCACTTAATGGAGGGATCAAAAAGAGTGAGCTGCACTCATGGAGCCTGGTCTAAACCACCCACATGTTTAG AGCCTTGCACTGTGGCTGCGGATCAGATGAGAGAAAGGAACGTGGAACTCCAATGGAGCTTTGAACTGCATTCTTTGTTTTTGCACGGTGACCTAATAGAATTAAAATGTATGGATGGATATGACATGTCATCACACTCTCAACTGAAGGGGCTGTGCCAGAGAGGACAGATCTTATATCCCTcctgcagaaaaaaag ATAATCTGAAGCCATGCACCAACCCTCCTGTGGTTAAAAGCAGTACAGTAAACATAATTCAGGAATCCTACGAGTCGGGTTCATCGGTTGTATACAGCTGTTTAGAGCATCATTTCTTGAAAGGCTCTAGTACTGTGCATTGTTCTAATGGAGAATGGGAATCCCCACCAAGTTGCATAg AGCCATGTGTTTTATCCAAAGACGAAATGGACAAAAATCACATAAATCTAAGATGGTATTCTGATAATGGTGGTTACATTTTCCATGGGGAGTTTGTTGAGTTTGTATGTAAAGATGGGTACAAGAACCTACAATCTGATGCAATATTCACTCTTAGAGGACAGTGTAGCTACAGGAAGCTGAATTATCCAGAATGTGTGCCTAGGTAA